One genomic window of Hydra vulgaris chromosome 03, alternate assembly HydraT2T_AEP includes the following:
- the LOC100213437 gene encoding clathrin interactor 1 isoform X4: protein MWKIREIQDKVTNVVMNYTEVETKVREATNDDQWGPHGTIMNELAKFTYTYEHFPEVMGMLWKRMLLEQKYWRRVYKSLLLLRYLITNGSERVITSARDHLFDMRQLESYQHIDELGKDQGLNIRHKVKEIIDLIQDDARLRDERKRSKVNKDKYVGMSSNVIEDSFYSDKYSRDMNTSQSRIEYDDDFNRKTTFQQIKDTIESIRPGKRDYSEYNTKPSRQNVYQDEPEVEEATEDYKSGDEDSYQFKISRENSISNKEESQPSQRKSTSPKKIIDLGASANLGASQTKVLQVVSNDEDKEFSNFNSAPISTVAAVPVKPSVFDDLADVLTAPLSYPALTPMNAISNEPQGNLFGDFSLSSQNTNINSNDFANFNSFDSFNQPSVNSGANFGQFETNYNNQSIPMMPQTHQTFSTYSMPQNNYYSQQHQLMTPSVMQQTAFIGQTNTIQPNYQASPFSKSSNTVSATSTPLSHQSNINSDKKNLWSNSGGVDISLDYLKPGVTRPKAPLPSMNQMSNTYSAGQQQPGINWLGGQSNIQQQNLMMNNAMSNLGMHSSTVRMQNMSPVRSNIGMPTNMGMSMPTHMGQNKMVQPIGMQINMQPTSQQINFAQFKAS from the exons ATGTGGAAAATACGTGAAATCCAAGACAAAGT cACAAATGTTGTGATGAACTACACAGAAGTTGAAACAAAAGTTCGCGAAGCCACAAATGATGATCAATGGGGACCACATGGAACAATAATGAATGAATTAGCAAAATTTACATATACTTATGAACATTTTCCAGAAGTTATGGGGATGTTATGGAAAAGAATGTTGTTGGAGCAAAAATATTGGAGGAGAGTGTAtaag tctCTTTTattattgcgttatttaatAACCAATGGGTCAGAGCGTGTTATTACAAGTGCTCGTGATCATTTGTTTGATATGCGTCAACTTGAATCCTATCAACATATTGATGAGTTAGGCAAAGATCAAGGATTAAAta ttCGCCATAAGGTTAAAGAGATAATAGACCTAATCCAAGATGATGCCCGTCTCCGAGATGAACGTAAACGTTCTAAAGTGAATAAAGATAAGTATGTTGGTATGTCATCAAATGTGATAGAAGACAGCTTTTATA GTGATAAATACAGTCGGGATATGAATACTTCTCAAAGTCGAATTGAGTATGATGATGACTTCAATagaaaaacaacatttcaaCAGATTAAAGACACTATTGAATCTATTCGACCTGGTAAAAGAGATTATAGTGAATATAACACTAAACCTAGCAg aCAAAACGTTTACCAAGATGAGCCTGAAGTGGAGGAAGCTACAGAAGATTACAAATCTGGAGATGAAGATtcttatcaatttaaaatatcacgTGAAAATAGTATATCAAATAAAGAAGAATCTCAACCATCTCAACGTAAATCCACatcacctaaaaaaattatagaccTTGGCGCTTCTGCAAATTTAGGTGCTTCTCAAACTAAAGTATTGCAAGTCGTTTCTAATGATGAAGATAAAGAATTTTCTAACTTTAATTCTGCTCCAATTTCTACTGTTGCTGCAGTTCCAGTTAAGCCATCTGTGTTCGATGACCTTGCTGACGTTTTAACCGCACCACTATCGTATCCAGCTCTCACTCCTATGAATGCAATTTCAAACGAACCTCAAGGCAATCTGTTTGGTGATTTCTCTTTATCAT ctCAGAACACTAATATTAACTCTAATGACTTTGCGAACTTTAATTCGTTTGATTCATTCAACCAACCATCCGTTAACTCTGGTGCTAATTTTGGACaatttgaaacaaattataacaatcag AGTATTCCTATGATGCCTCAAACTCATCAAACCTTTAGCACATATTCGATGccgcaaaataattattactcGCAGCAACATCAGTTAATGACGCCATCTGTGATGCAACAAACAGCTTTTATTGGTCAAACAAATACTATACAACCTAACTATCAAGCATCTCCATTTAGCAAATCTTCTAACACGGTTTCTGCGACATCTACGCCTCTTTCGCATCAATCTAAT attAATTccgataaaaaaaatctttggtcTAATTCTGGTGGAGTTGATATAAGCTTAGATTATTTAAAACCTGGCGTAACTCGACCCAAAGCACCTCTTCCAAGCATGAATCAAATGTCAAATACCTATTCGGCTGGTCAACAACAGCCAGGAATCAATTGGTTAGGAGGCCAATCGAATATTCAACAACAAAACTTAATGATGAATAATGCTATGTCTAATTTAGGTATGCATTCTTCTACCGTGCGAATGCAGAATATGTCGCCTGTTCGTTCGAATATAGGTATGCCAACAAATATGGGTATGTCAATGCCAACGCATATGGGGCAAAATAAAATGGTACAACCAATTGGAATGCAGATAAACATGCAGCCTACGAGTCAACAAATTAACTTTGCGCAATTTAAAgctagttga
- the LOC100213437 gene encoding clathrin interactor 1 isoform X3: MWKIREIQDKVTNVVMNYTEVETKVREATNDDQWGPHGTIMNELAKFTYTYEHFPEVMGMLWKRMLLEQKYWRRVYKSLLLLRYLITNGSERVITSARDHLFDMRQLESYQHIDELGKDQGLNIRHKVKEIIDLIQDDARLRDERKRSKVNKDKYVGMSSNVIEDSFYSKYGDKYSRDMNTSQSRIEYDDDFNRKTTFQQIKDTIESIRPGKRDYSEYNTKPSRQNVYQDEPEVEEATEDYKSGDEDSYQFKISRENSISNKEESQPSQRKSTSPKKIIDLGASANLGASQTKVLQVVSNDEDKEFSNFNSAPISTVAAVPVKPSVFDDLADVLTAPLSYPALTPMNAISNEPQGNLFGDFSLSSQNTNINSNDFANFNSFDSFNQPSVNSGANFGQFETNYNNQSIPMMPQTHQTFSTYSMPQNNYYSQQHQLMTPSVMQQTAFIGQTNTIQPNYQASPFSKSSNTVSATSTPLSHQSNINSDKKNLWSNSGGVDISLDYLKPGVTRPKAPLPSMNQMSNTYSAGQQQPGINWLGGQSNIQQQNLMMNNAMSNLGMHSSTVRMQNMSPVRSNIGMPTNMGMSMPTHMGQNKMVQPIGMQINMQPTSQQINFAQFKAS, from the exons ATGTGGAAAATACGTGAAATCCAAGACAAAGT cACAAATGTTGTGATGAACTACACAGAAGTTGAAACAAAAGTTCGCGAAGCCACAAATGATGATCAATGGGGACCACATGGAACAATAATGAATGAATTAGCAAAATTTACATATACTTATGAACATTTTCCAGAAGTTATGGGGATGTTATGGAAAAGAATGTTGTTGGAGCAAAAATATTGGAGGAGAGTGTAtaag tctCTTTTattattgcgttatttaatAACCAATGGGTCAGAGCGTGTTATTACAAGTGCTCGTGATCATTTGTTTGATATGCGTCAACTTGAATCCTATCAACATATTGATGAGTTAGGCAAAGATCAAGGATTAAAta ttCGCCATAAGGTTAAAGAGATAATAGACCTAATCCAAGATGATGCCCGTCTCCGAGATGAACGTAAACGTTCTAAAGTGAATAAAGATAAGTATGTTGGTATGTCATCAAATGTGATAGAAGACAGCTTTTATAGTAAGTATG GTGATAAATACAGTCGGGATATGAATACTTCTCAAAGTCGAATTGAGTATGATGATGACTTCAATagaaaaacaacatttcaaCAGATTAAAGACACTATTGAATCTATTCGACCTGGTAAAAGAGATTATAGTGAATATAACACTAAACCTAGCAg aCAAAACGTTTACCAAGATGAGCCTGAAGTGGAGGAAGCTACAGAAGATTACAAATCTGGAGATGAAGATtcttatcaatttaaaatatcacgTGAAAATAGTATATCAAATAAAGAAGAATCTCAACCATCTCAACGTAAATCCACatcacctaaaaaaattatagaccTTGGCGCTTCTGCAAATTTAGGTGCTTCTCAAACTAAAGTATTGCAAGTCGTTTCTAATGATGAAGATAAAGAATTTTCTAACTTTAATTCTGCTCCAATTTCTACTGTTGCTGCAGTTCCAGTTAAGCCATCTGTGTTCGATGACCTTGCTGACGTTTTAACCGCACCACTATCGTATCCAGCTCTCACTCCTATGAATGCAATTTCAAACGAACCTCAAGGCAATCTGTTTGGTGATTTCTCTTTATCAT ctCAGAACACTAATATTAACTCTAATGACTTTGCGAACTTTAATTCGTTTGATTCATTCAACCAACCATCCGTTAACTCTGGTGCTAATTTTGGACaatttgaaacaaattataacaatcag AGTATTCCTATGATGCCTCAAACTCATCAAACCTTTAGCACATATTCGATGccgcaaaataattattactcGCAGCAACATCAGTTAATGACGCCATCTGTGATGCAACAAACAGCTTTTATTGGTCAAACAAATACTATACAACCTAACTATCAAGCATCTCCATTTAGCAAATCTTCTAACACGGTTTCTGCGACATCTACGCCTCTTTCGCATCAATCTAAT attAATTccgataaaaaaaatctttggtcTAATTCTGGTGGAGTTGATATAAGCTTAGATTATTTAAAACCTGGCGTAACTCGACCCAAAGCACCTCTTCCAAGCATGAATCAAATGTCAAATACCTATTCGGCTGGTCAACAACAGCCAGGAATCAATTGGTTAGGAGGCCAATCGAATATTCAACAACAAAACTTAATGATGAATAATGCTATGTCTAATTTAGGTATGCATTCTTCTACCGTGCGAATGCAGAATATGTCGCCTGTTCGTTCGAATATAGGTATGCCAACAAATATGGGTATGTCAATGCCAACGCATATGGGGCAAAATAAAATGGTACAACCAATTGGAATGCAGATAAACATGCAGCCTACGAGTCAACAAATTAACTTTGCGCAATTTAAAgctagttga